DNA from Microbacterium foliorum:
CGCAACCACGCTATACCTTTTCGAAAGGGTTTTCGTAAGTTTCGAAAAATCCGGATCCACACCATCTCCACACCGGCGCTGCACTGCCGAAGCGCCACACCGCATCCGCTCGAGGAAGAGCCAAGAGGAGCCCCCGCCCATGAACATCATCCGCACACACGCCGCGCGCCGCGCATCCGCCGCCGTCGTCGCGGCCGGCCTGCTGGTCGGCGGCCTCGCCGCCTGCGCACCCGCCGCAGACGAGGCCTCGAACGAGCCGATCACGGCGGAGGGGACCGACGACGGCACGACGCTGACGCTGTGGACCCGCGCGCCCATCGAGCGCCAGGCCAAGCTGCTCGTCGACGCCTACAACGCGAGCCACGAGAACCAGGTCGAGCTCACGGTCGTGCCCAACGACGACTACGTCGCCAAGGTCGGCGCCGCAGCCGGCTCGGGAGGGCTGCCCGACCTCTTCGCCGCCGACATCGTCTACGTGCCGAACTGGGCCCAGCAGGGACTCTTCCAGGACATGTCCGAGCAGATCGACGGCCTCGACTTCAAAGACGAGATCAACCCCGGCCACCTGGCGGCGGGCACGGTCGACGACGCGGAGTACGTGCTGCCGTTCGCCCTCGACCTCTCGATGCTCTTCTGGAACAAGGAGCTCTTCGCCGAGGCGGGCCTCGACCCCGAGAAGGCACCCGCCACGCTCGAGGAGTTCTCCGAGGCGGCCATGGCCGTGCAGGCTCTGAACAAGCCCGACACCTACGGCACGGCGACGGGCCTGAACTGCGGCGGATGCCTGGTGTTCACCTGGTTCCCCTCGATCTGGGCATCCGGTGACGAGGTCATGAACGACGACGGCACCGAGTCGCTGCTCGACGGAGACTCCGCCCAGGCGGTGTACGACACGTGGGCCGGGCTCGAAGAGGCCGGAGCCGTGCTCCCCAGCTCGACGGATGAGGCCGGCCCCACCTGGACGGCCGCGTTCAGCGAGGGCAAGGTCGGCGTGATGCCCTTCCCCGCCACCCTGCTCCCGTCTCTCGACTTCGACGCCGGCGTCGCCGGCATCCCCGGTGTCGACGGAGGCGTCTCGACCTTCGTCGGAGGCGACGGGATCGGCATCTCGAAGGACTCGAAGAAGGCGGCGCAGGCCTGGAACTTCCTCAACTGGATGATGTCGGAGGACGCTCAGGTCGAGGTGCTCGCGAAAGACGGCAACGCCGTGTCGCGCGGTGACCTCGCCGACAACGAGTACTCCTCCGCCGACCCGAGGCTCGTCACGATCAACGAGGTGGCGGCCAAGGGCGACACCCCGGTGGCGCTCAACTTCCAGCAGGCCTTCAACGCTCCGGGCAGCCCCTGGCTCACGCTGATCCGCAACGCGGTGCTCAACGGCGAGGACTCGGTGCCGGCCGACAACGAGGAGATCACCGCGATCCTCTCGCAGTGACCACGGATGCGGGGGCGGAGCGAACGCGCCGCCCCCGCATCCCTCCCGCACGTCCCGCACTCCTGATCGAAAGAGACCGAGATGACCCAGACCGCACCCCTCTTGCGGCGCCGCAGACCGCGCACCGCGTTCGGCGGCCCGGTGCAGGGCTGGCTCTATGCCGCCCCCACCGCGATCTTCGTCGCCCTGCTGTTCGTCGTGCCGCTGGTGCTGGTGGTGCAGATGTCGGCCTCCGATTGGCCTCTGCTCAGCGGCAACCGGGGCATCAACTTCCCCGAGAACTACGCGGATGCCGTCACCCACCGCCTCTTCTGGGACTCGATCCGCTTCACGCTGCTCTACACCGTCATCACGACCGTCATCCTGATCGGTCTCGGCCTCGGGCTCGCCCTGCTCGTGCAGGAGTCGACGCGGTGGAAGGGCTTCCTGCGCACCGCCTTCCTGATCCCCAGCGCGCTCGGCCTCGCGTCGGCGTCGCTGCTGTTCTACGTGCTGTACTCCCCCATCGCCGGCCCCTTCGCCGGCCTGATGAAGTCGTGGGGCATCACGTTCCTCGGCACGCCGGAGGGGGCGCTGTGGTCGACGATCTTCCTCATCGTGTGGCGCTTCGCCGGCTTCTACATGCTGCTGATGCTCGTGGGCCTGCAGGGCATCCCCGACGACATCTACGAGGCCGCACGCATAGACGGCTCGAGCGCGTGGCAGACCTTCCGTCACATCACGGTGCCGCTGCTCACGCCGACGTTCGCGCTCACCACCGTGATGTGCGTGACCGGGTCGCTGCTCGCCTTCGAGCAGTTCTACATCCTCACCAAGGGTGGTCCGGACAACAGCACCATGACGGTCGTGCAGCTCATCTACAACGTGGCCTTCCAGGGCCAGAACAGCCTCGGCATCGCCGGAGCCCTCTCGGTGATCGTGCTGCTCGCACTCATCGTCATCAACGTCTTCCAGCTGCGCGCGTTCCGCCGCCCCGATGAGAGCTGAGAACAATGACCGAAACACTCACCCGCACGATCGTCGCGCCGAACAGCCAGCCCACCACTCCGCGCTACCGCTCGACGGCGATGCGGGTCATCTTCGGCATCCCGTACTGGGTGTTCACGACCGCACTCGCCGTGATCTTCCTCTACCCCCTCATCTGGACGGGTGTGTCGTCGCTCAGCCCTGTGGCCGGCACCAGTCAGACCGACGGCTGGGGCTTCGGCAACTACATCGCCCTCGGCGACTACCAGGCCGGCATCTGGGTGTACCTCGGCAACTCGCTGTTCGTCTCGGTGCTCACCGTCGCGCTCACCCTGTTCATCTCGCTGCTGGGCGGCTACGCGTTCGCGCGCTTCTCGTTCCCCGGCAAGAACGCGCTGTTCCTGCTGACCCTCGCGATCCTGATGGTGCCGTATGCCACGCTGCTGATCCCGCTGTACGTGATCCTGAACGCGGTCGGCCTGCAGAACTCGCTCGTCGGCGTCGCCCTCGTGATCACGATGTTCCAGCTGCCGTTCTCGATGTTCATGATGCGCATCTCGTTCGAGTCGATCCCGAAGGAGATGGACGAGGCGGCGATGGTCGACGGATGCTCGAGCTGGGGCGCCCTCTGGCGCGTGCTGCTGCCCGCGGTCAAGCCCGGCCTCGTGACCGTCGGACTGTTCGCGTTCCTCACCGCGTGGAACGACTTCATGGCCCCGCTGATCCTCATCAACGACACCAACCGCATGACGCTGCCGCTCGCGGTCGCGAACCTCCGAGGACAGGTGCAGGGAGTGGTCGACTACGGCGCCACCGAGGCGGGGGTCGTCGTGCTGGCGCTCCCCTGCATCCTGCTCTTCCTGATCCTGCAACGACACTACGTGCGCGGATTCATGTCCGGCGCCTTCAAGGGATGACCATGTTCGACACCACCACACCCGCCGCTCCGGTGGTCCCCACCCGCGGACGCCTGCGCCCTCTCGGCCTCGACGAGGTCTCGATCACCGGTGGATTCTGGGGCGAGCGGCAGGCCGTCAACGGGTCGGCCACGCTCGCGCACATCGAATCGCGACTCGAATCGGAGGGCTGGCTGCCCAACTTCGACCTCGCGGCCGCCGGCTCGCTGCCGGCCGGACGCCGCGGACGCGAGTTCTCCGACTCCGAGATCTACAAGTACCTCGAGGCGCTCGCGTGGGAGATCGGCCGCACGGATGCCGGGGCCGACGACGACCTCGAGCGGCGATTCCGTCGCATCGTCGAGCGGGTCGGCGCCGCGCAGGAACCCGACGGGTACCTCGACACGATGTTCGGACGCGCGGGTCAGGACGAACGGTGGACAGCGCTGCAGTGGGGCCACGAGCTGTACTGCCTCGGACACCTGTTCCAGGCGGCCGTCGCGCGGATCCGCACGCGACCCGAGGCGGATGACGGGCTGATCGACATCGCCCGCCGCGCCGCCGACCTCGTCTGCCGCGAGTTCGGCGCGGACGGACGCGACGCGATCTGCGGGCACTCCGAGGTCGAGGTGGGCCTGGCGGAGCTGGGCCGAGCGCTCGGCGAGAGGCGCTACATCGATCAGGCCGCCCTGTTCGTCGAGCGGCACGGCCGCGGCTCGCTGGGCGAGATCGAGTGGGGACGCAGCTACTTCCAGGACGACGTGTCGGTGCGCGACGCCGAGGCGCTTCGCGGGCATGCCGTGCGGGCGAACTATCTGGCGTCCGGGGCGACCGATGTCGCGGTCGAGCGTGACGACGCCGCGCTGCTCGACGCGCTGCGGGGCCAGTGGGACCGCACGGTCGAGCGCCGCACCTACGTGACCGGCGGCCAGGGTTCGCACCATCAGGACGAGGCCTTCGGCGACGACTGGGAGCTGCCGCCGGACCGCGCCTATTCCGAGACCTGCGCGGGCATCGGCTCGGTGATGTTCTCGTGGCGTCTGCTGCTGGCGACCGGCGAGGCGCAGTACGCCGACCTGATCGAGCGCACGCTGTTCAACGTGGTCGCGACCTCTCCGGGGTCGGACGGCCGCTCGTTCTTCTACGCCAACACGCTGCATCAGCGCACGCCGGGGATTCCCGCAGACCCGGACGCGACCTCCCCCCGCGCCTCGTCATCGCTGCGGGCACCGTGGTTCGAGGTGTCCTGCTGCCCCCCGAACGTGGCGCGCACCTTCGCGAGCCTCGCCGCCTACGTCGCGACGGCCGATGACGACGGCGTGCAGCTGCACCAGTACGCCCCCGCACAGGTGCGCACAAGCTTGCCCGACGGACGAGCCGTGGCCTTCGACGTCGCGACCGGGTATCCCGTCGACGGCACCATCCGGATCACGGTCGTCGAGGACGCGGAGTTCGTGCTGACGCTGCGGGTGCCTTCCTGGGCGTCGGGCGCGGCGCTGCGGGTGACGACGGGAGCGGGGGTTTCGGAGGAGCCGGTGCTGCCGGGGACCGTGGCGGTGGAGCGGGCGTTCCGCGTCGGCGACGTCGTCGAGCTCGTGCTGCCCCTGGTCGCACGGGTGAGCACGCCGGACCCCATGATCGACGCGGTACGCGGATGCGTGGTCGTCGAGCGCGGGCCGGAGGTGTGGGCGCTGGAATCGGTCGACTTCGGGGCGGATGTGGCAGAGGCCGTCGTCGCCGGAGACCCTGTCGAGGTCGAGGGACGGGTGGCGCTGCCGCTGCGGCGCCGGTCGTCGGGCGACGTCGCCACGGTGCCGCTGGTGCCGTATCACGACTGGGCGCAGCGCGGCCCTTCGACCATGCGGGTCTGGGTGCCGACGGTCTGACTCGGTCGCGGCCGTTCCGCTCGCATTCCGACTCGGTCGCCCGCGGTTCCGGTCCCGGAATGGCACCTCTATCGCGCGAGAGGGGCGCCATTCTGCGCCGGGAGCGGCGCCGGGGCATCGCAGCGCGACGGGAGGCGTCGCATCTGGTCGCATCCACACCGGGAAGGCGACCAGATGCGTCCTCTACTGCCGCTGGGTGGGCGCGAACTGCCGCCTCACACGCCGCGACCCGACAACACGCGACCACTCCGAGCCACGGCACGGAGTGCGACCGCCAGAGCCGCACACGCGGACGTCCCACCCGACCTCAGCGACCGGGCGGACGCGCGGACGGGCGGACGCGCGGACGGCCCCGTTCCGGTCGCAGAAAGGCACCCGTATCGACGAATACGGGTGCCTTTCTGCGACCGGAGATGAATCGAGCGCTCGCTACTCCTTCTTGCGCGTCACCACCCGCTGCAGCAGCACGAACACCAGCAGGATGCCGCCCGTGATGATGGTGGTCATCTCGGGAGGGATGCCGCCGTCGCGCGTGATGAGCACGGTCATGAGCCCGAGCACGAGCGCTCCGACGACCGAGCCGAGCACGTAGCCGTAGGCACCGGTGAGGACCGTTCCTCCGATGACCGCGGCGGCGATCGCGTCGAGCTCCCACCCGATGCCGGTGATGTTCTGGGCCGTGCCGAGGCGGGCCGTGTAGAGCACGGCTGCGAGACCGGCGAGCGAGCCGCTGATGACGTAGACGAGGACCTTGGTGCGCGGCACGGGGAGACCCATCAGCAGGGCGGAGTTCTCGGATCCGCCGATCGCGTAGACGGTGCGCCCTGTGCGGGTGCGGTGCAGCACGAAGAAGGCGACAAGCACGACGACGATCGCGATGATCACGGCCGGGGTGATGACGAGGTCGTTCACCTTCGGTCCGTCGATGATCTTGATCTTCTCGGCGATCAGACGGATCGGCGAATCCGCGGGCAGCTGCTCGGGCTTGGTGCTCAGCAGCGACGCGAGACCGCGTCCGAGGAACATCATGGCGAGGGTCGCGATGAACGGTTGCACGTTGAAGTACCGGATCAAGATGCCCGAGACGAGCCCGAAGAGCCCGCCGATGACGACCATGAGCACGATGACGAGGAGCGGATTCCACCCGGCGTTCGAGAGCATGACCCCCGCGACGGATGAGACCGCGATGACCGAGCCGACCGACAGGTCGATGCCGCCGGTGAGGATGACGAAGGTCAGCGCGACCGCGAGCACGATGAGGTGCGCGTTGTTGATCAGCAGGTTCGACAGCGTGCTCGCCTGCACGATCTTCCCGTAGGCGATCTCGCCGTAGACGATCATGCCGACGAAGATGATCACCGAGGCGATGGTCGGCACGACCGAGGGATTCGCCGTGAGCTGGCGACGCGCCCGATCCATGAAGCTCGGGCCGGAACTCTGGACTGGTGCTGCTGCGATGACGCTCATGCTGCAGCCTCCTTCACGATCTCGACTCGCGGCGAAGGCGTCTGCGCCTTCTTGCGACGTTGGAACCAGCTGCGCACCCGCTCGGACTGCAGCAGGCAGATGGCGACGATCACGATCGCCTTGAATGCCGGGGTGGCCGACGACGAGACGCCGAGGAACAGCACGGTCTTGTCGAGGGTCGCGATCAGGAGGGCGCCGACGAAGGCGCCGCTGAGCGAGAACTTGCCACCCGCGAGCGAGGCGCCGCCGATGACGACGGCGAGGATCGCGTCGAGCTCGAGCTGGTAGCCGGTGCGTGAGATGTCGACCGTCATGACGCTGCCGACCGACATCACCCCGGCGATGCCCGCGAGGATGCCGCTGAGCACGTAGGTCGTGAGCAGGAGGCCCTTCGGCTTGATCCCGGCCATCCGGCTCGCCTTGGGGTTGATGCCGATGGCCTCGATCATGAGACCGAGGGCGCTGCGGCGCACCACCCACGCGACGACCAGGACGATCACCACGGCGAGGATGAAGACCACAGGGATGCCGATGACGAAACCGTTCGCGATCCAGCGGAAGGGATCGCTCGACGCCGCCGTGTTCTGGCCACCGGTGATGACCTTGGCGATGCCTCGCCCGGCGAGCATGAGCACGAGCGTCGCAATGAAGGGTTGCAGCCCGACGTACGCGACGAGGATGCCGTTCACCGCGCCGAGGATGGCGGTGACGAGCAGCGCCAGACCCACAGCCGAGAGGGCGACGCCGACAGAGCCGGAATCGTTGGCTGCCGCGAGGAACTCCATCGACACCGCTCCGGCGACCGCCATCAGCGAGCCGACCGAGAGGTCGATGCCACCGGTCGCGATCACGAGCGACATGCCGACCGCGATCATCATGATGGGCGCGGCCTGGCGGAGGATGTCGATCAGGTTGCCGACGAGGTTTCCGTTGTTCGGGTTGATCGTGATCGCGAGGTAGGTCGGATCCTTGAGCACGTTCAGGGCGAGCAGTGCGACGATCGCGACGATCCCCCAGAAGAACGGCTTGCGGATCAGGTCGCGCCATACGGACGCACGAGCGGATGCGCTCATCGGGTCTCCCCCTCGAGGGTCTCGGGCTGCACATCGGAAGCGGCGGCGGGTGCGACGTGGACGACCTCGATCGCGTCGAGCTCCTGCTCGAGAGTCGTCGCCGCGGCCTCCACACCGTGGGCGGCGATCACGTCGACGATCTCCTGCGCGGTGACTTCGGGACCGTTCTGGATCTCACCGATCTTGCTGTGGTCCTTGAGCACGACGATCCGCTCGGACAGGCGCACGACCTCTTCGAGCTCGGATGAGACGAAGACGACGGCGACGCCCTGGTCGGCGAGCTCCGCGACGGCCTCCTGGATCTCGGCCTTGGCACCGACGTCGATGCCGCGGGTGGGCTCATCCAGGATGAGCAGTTCCGGCTCGGTGGCGAGCCAGCGTCCGAGGAGCACCTTCTGCTGGTTGCCGCCAGAGAGGTTCTTGATCATGCGCTCCGGATCGGCCGGGCGCACGTTGAGTGCGGCGATGTACTTGTCGACGATCGCGTCCTGCTCCTTGCGCGGCATGGGCCGCGCCCACCCGCGCTTGGCCTGGACGGCGAGGATGATGTTCTCGCGGATCGTGAGATCGCCGATGATGCCCTCGTCCCGCCGGTTCTCGGTCGAGAAGGCGATGCGGTGCGAGAGTGCGGCAGACGGCGAGGAGAGGTCGACCTTGCGCCCCTTGACGGTGATCTGGCCGGACTCGCTGCGATCTGCGCCGTAGAGCAGACGCGCGAGCTCCGTACGTCCGGAGCCGAGGAGCCCGGCGAAGCCGACGACCTCCCCCGGACGGATGTCGAGGTCGGTGGCGTGCACGGCACCGGAGCGGGAGATGCCGGAGGCCGAGAGGAAGGCCGCTTCGTCGGCGTCGCGCGGGGTGGTGCGACGGTTGCCGCCGAGGGACTTCAGGGTGTCGAGGTCCTTGCCGATCATCCGGGAGATGAGGGCATGCCTGTCGAGGTCGCGGGTGAGGTACTCGCCCTCGTACTGTCCGTTGCGTAGGACCGTGAGCCGGTCGCTGATCGCGTAGATCTGGTCGAGGAAGTGCGAGACGAAGAGGATCGCGACGCCCTGGTCGCGCAGGGTGCGCATCACGGTGAAGAGTCCTTCGACCTCTGCGGCGTCGAGGCTGGAGGTCGGCTCGTCGAGGATGAGGACCTTGGCCTTGATCGCCATGGCCCGGCTGATCGCGACGAGTTGCTGCATCGCGATCGAGAGGGTCGAGAGAGGCTGACGGGTGTCGAGGTGGTCCAGCCCGAGACGGGCGAGCGCCTCGGTGGCGGCGCGATGCGTGGCCCGCCAGTTGACTCCGAAGAGTCCGCGCACTTCGTGCCCGAGCATGACGTTCTCACCGATGGTGAGGTTGGGGGCGAGGTTCACCTCCTGGTAGACGGTCGAGATCCCGGCGGCCTGCGCGTCGCCCGTGCCGCCGAAGCTGCGCTCCTGACCGGCGACGACGATCGATCCGGCGTCGATCCGGTAGACACCGGTGAGGGCTTTGATCAGCGTCGACTTGCCGGCGCCGTTCTCACCCATGAGGGCGTGCACCTCACCCTGGAAGAGGCGGAAGTCGACTCCGTCGAGCGCCTTCACTCCGGGGAATTCGATGGTGATCCCGCGCATCTCGACGATGGGCAGTTCTTCGTTCATCGTTGTCTCTCCGTCTGTCCGGTCTCGAGGGCGGCGCGGTGGGCGCCGCCCTCGAGATCACGGGGTGGTGCTCAGTACTTGCGGTCCGCCAGAACGGCCTTGGCCGCTTCTGCCGAGTCGAACGCCTCGCTCGGAACGATGATGTAGGACTCGACCGAGTCGCCGGCAAGAGCCTTCTTGACGACATCGAGTGCGGTCTCACCGAACAGCGGGTTGTACTCGTGCACGTAGCTGAGCTGACCGTCGGCGAGCGCCTGCATCGCGTTCTTGGTGCCGTCGATCGTGGCGATCTTCACGTCGGTGCCGATGACCAGACCGGCTTCCTCTGCAGCCTGGGCTGCGCCGAGACCCATCTCGTCGTTCTGGGCGAAGACGAACTGGATGTCGTTGTTGTTGGCCTTGAGCATGGTCTCGAAGACGCTCTTGCCCTCTTCTGCCGACCAGTTGGCGGTCTGCGCGTCGACCTTGTTCAGCGTGGAGCCGCCGAGGCCCTCGTCGAAGCCCTGGTTGCGCTCGTTCACGACGCCGACACCGGCAGGACCCTCGAGGACGACGTAGTTGCCGCCGTCGGGGAACTCGGCCGCTGCCCAGGTTCCGACCTCCTTGGCGACCTCGACGTTGTCGGGCGCGATGCGGGTGACGTACAGGCTCGTGTCGTCGGGCTCGATGCCGCGGTCGAGCAGGATCACCGGGATCTCGGCCTCCTGGGCGAGCTTGAGGGAGTCTTCCCAGCCGCTGGCCTCGGTCGCCGACAGGAGGATCACGTCGACGTCCTCGTCGACGAACGACGTGAACGCGTCGATCTGCGACTTCTGGTCGAGGTTCGTGGCGGGGGCGTACTTCAGGTTGAAGCCGGCCTCCTCCGTGAACGTGTCCTGGATGTTGCTCTCGTTCGCCTGACGCCATGCCCCTTCGGGGCCGACGGCGACGAAGCCGACCGTGGTGAGCTCGCCCGAGTCGCCGGGGGCGGCGGCGTCGTCGGTTCCTCCGGTCGAGCATGCGGCCAGACCGAGCGCGAGCGTTCCGACGGCGACGAGCCCCAGAACTGTACGAGTGCGCTTCATTGCAGACATTTGATCTCCTCCTCGAGATTCCGGGTCGTTTCCCGGGGGTGGACCGTGCCGGTCCGGATGTGATGACAGGACGCCTGGAGGGGCGTCGCGTGGATCATGTTACCGGGAACAATTTTCGGAACACAAGCACTTCCGAAGATTCGGGGCCGCTTCGTGATGAATTCGTTGTTACCGGACACACATCAGTCGTCCAGCGGATCCAGTTCCGCGGCGATCAGCTCGACGACGCTGTCTACCGTCACCGCAGGACCGTTGCTGAGCTCGCCGATCTTGTCGCGGTCCTTGATCACGACGATCCGGTCGCTGAGGCGCACGACCTCTTCGAGTTCCGAAGAGATGAAGACCACTCCGACGCCGTCGCCGGCGAGCTGGCTGACCCGTCGCTGGATGTCGAGCTTGGCGGCGATGTCGATGCCACGGGTGGGTTCGTCGAGGATCAGCACGTGCGGTCTGGTCGCCAGCGCACGTGCCAGCAACAGCTTCTGCTGCGTGCCCCCGGAGAGGTGGCCCGCCGGTCTCCCGAGATCCGCGGGGTCCAGGTGCAGGGTCTCGACGTAGGTGTCGGCGAGCGCCGCGATCTCCGACGGCGACAGCGGTCTCGTCCATCCCCGCAGCGCCTGCAGCGAGAGCACGATGTTCTCACGCGCGGTGAGGTCCGCGATGATGCCGTCCGCTCTCCTGTTCTCGACCGACATCGCGATCCGGCTCTTGAGCGCAGCCGAGGGGCTCCGCAGCTGCACACGTTCGCCGTCCACCTTGAGCTGGCCGCTGTCCGCACGGAGCGATCCGCCCAGCAGCGAGGCGAGTTCGGTGCGCCCGGAGCCGCGGAGCCCCGCGAGCCCGACGATCTCTCCCCGGTACACGTCGATGTCGGTGGGATCCAGTTCCCCGCGGCGGCCGACGCCCGTCGCCCGCAGGGCAGGTTCACCATCGGCCGCGTAGTGATGCGCCTTGCGTTCCGAGCCGAGCGCGCGCAGCGCCTCGAGGTCCTTGCCGAGCATCTGCGAGATGAGATCCGCCCGCTCGAGCTCGCGGGTGGGGGTCTCCGCGATCCGACGCCCGCCGCGCAGCACCGTCATCCGGTCGCTGATCGCGAAGGCCTGCTCGAGGAAGTGCGAGACGAACAGGATCGCGACCCCGCGGTCGCGGAGCCCCCTGATCACCCGCATCAGCAGGTCGACCTCGGGGCGGTCCAGGCTCGACGTCGGCTCGTCGAGGACGAGGATGCGGGGGTCGTCGACCATCGAGCGGGCGAGCGCGACCAGCTGCTTCTGGGCGGGCGACAGCATCGTCATCGGCGTCCGCGGATCCATGTCGTCCAGGCCGAGCCGGGACAGTGCGTCCGCGGCATCCGCTCTCGTGCGCTTCCAGTCGATGCCGAAGCGTCCGCGGCGTTCCCGGCCGAGCATGACGTTCTCCGCCACGCTCAGAGTCGGGCCGAGCTGGGTCTCCTGGAACACCGTCGCGATGCCCGCAGCCCGCGCATCGGCGACGCCGGAGAACCGACGCTCCTCCCCTGCGACGACGACGGTGCCGGCGACCGGGGTGCGCGTTCCGGTGAGCACGCCGATCAGCGTCGACTTGCCGGCACCGTTCTCGCCCATCAGCGCATGCACCTCGCCGGGGAACAGCCGGAAGTCGATGTCGTCGAGCGCGACGACATCGGAGAACTCGACGCGGATGCCGGTGAGTTCGACGATCGGGGCGGGGGCGCGCGTCGGCATCAGC
Protein-coding regions in this window:
- a CDS encoding ABC transporter substrate-binding protein — encoded protein: MNIIRTHAARRASAAVVAAGLLVGGLAACAPAADEASNEPITAEGTDDGTTLTLWTRAPIERQAKLLVDAYNASHENQVELTVVPNDDYVAKVGAAAGSGGLPDLFAADIVYVPNWAQQGLFQDMSEQIDGLDFKDEINPGHLAAGTVDDAEYVLPFALDLSMLFWNKELFAEAGLDPEKAPATLEEFSEAAMAVQALNKPDTYGTATGLNCGGCLVFTWFPSIWASGDEVMNDDGTESLLDGDSAQAVYDTWAGLEEAGAVLPSSTDEAGPTWTAAFSEGKVGVMPFPATLLPSLDFDAGVAGIPGVDGGVSTFVGGDGIGISKDSKKAAQAWNFLNWMMSEDAQVEVLAKDGNAVSRGDLADNEYSSADPRLVTINEVAAKGDTPVALNFQQAFNAPGSPWLTLIRNAVLNGEDSVPADNEEITAILSQ
- a CDS encoding carbohydrate ABC transporter permease produces the protein MTQTAPLLRRRRPRTAFGGPVQGWLYAAPTAIFVALLFVVPLVLVVQMSASDWPLLSGNRGINFPENYADAVTHRLFWDSIRFTLLYTVITTVILIGLGLGLALLVQESTRWKGFLRTAFLIPSALGLASASLLFYVLYSPIAGPFAGLMKSWGITFLGTPEGALWSTIFLIVWRFAGFYMLLMLVGLQGIPDDIYEAARIDGSSAWQTFRHITVPLLTPTFALTTVMCVTGSLLAFEQFYILTKGGPDNSTMTVVQLIYNVAFQGQNSLGIAGALSVIVLLALIVINVFQLRAFRRPDES
- a CDS encoding carbohydrate ABC transporter permease encodes the protein MTETLTRTIVAPNSQPTTPRYRSTAMRVIFGIPYWVFTTALAVIFLYPLIWTGVSSLSPVAGTSQTDGWGFGNYIALGDYQAGIWVYLGNSLFVSVLTVALTLFISLLGGYAFARFSFPGKNALFLLTLAILMVPYATLLIPLYVILNAVGLQNSLVGVALVITMFQLPFSMFMMRISFESIPKEMDEAAMVDGCSSWGALWRVLLPAVKPGLVTVGLFAFLTAWNDFMAPLILINDTNRMTLPLAVANLRGQVQGVVDYGATEAGVVVLALPCILLFLILQRHYVRGFMSGAFKG
- a CDS encoding glycoside hydrolase family 127 protein, encoding MTMFDTTTPAAPVVPTRGRLRPLGLDEVSITGGFWGERQAVNGSATLAHIESRLESEGWLPNFDLAAAGSLPAGRRGREFSDSEIYKYLEALAWEIGRTDAGADDDLERRFRRIVERVGAAQEPDGYLDTMFGRAGQDERWTALQWGHELYCLGHLFQAAVARIRTRPEADDGLIDIARRAADLVCREFGADGRDAICGHSEVEVGLAELGRALGERRYIDQAALFVERHGRGSLGEIEWGRSYFQDDVSVRDAEALRGHAVRANYLASGATDVAVERDDAALLDALRGQWDRTVERRTYVTGGQGSHHQDEAFGDDWELPPDRAYSETCAGIGSVMFSWRLLLATGEAQYADLIERTLFNVVATSPGSDGRSFFYANTLHQRTPGIPADPDATSPRASSSLRAPWFEVSCCPPNVARTFASLAAYVATADDDGVQLHQYAPAQVRTSLPDGRAVAFDVATGYPVDGTIRITVVEDAEFVLTLRVPSWASGAALRVTTGAGVSEEPVLPGTVAVERAFRVGDVVELVLPLVARVSTPDPMIDAVRGCVVVERGPEVWALESVDFGADVAEAVVAGDPVEVEGRVALPLRRRSSGDVATVPLVPYHDWAQRGPSTMRVWVPTV
- a CDS encoding ABC transporter permease — translated: MSVIAAAPVQSSGPSFMDRARRQLTANPSVVPTIASVIIFVGMIVYGEIAYGKIVQASTLSNLLINNAHLIVLAVALTFVILTGGIDLSVGSVIAVSSVAGVMLSNAGWNPLLVIVLMVVIGGLFGLVSGILIRYFNVQPFIATLAMMFLGRGLASLLSTKPEQLPADSPIRLIAEKIKIIDGPKVNDLVITPAVIIAIVVVLVAFFVLHRTRTGRTVYAIGGSENSALLMGLPVPRTKVLVYVISGSLAGLAAVLYTARLGTAQNITGIGWELDAIAAAVIGGTVLTGAYGYVLGSVVGALVLGLMTVLITRDGGIPPEMTTIITGGILLVFVLLQRVVTRKKE
- a CDS encoding ABC transporter permease, encoding MSASARASVWRDLIRKPFFWGIVAIVALLALNVLKDPTYLAITINPNNGNLVGNLIDILRQAAPIMMIAVGMSLVIATGGIDLSVGSLMAVAGAVSMEFLAAANDSGSVGVALSAVGLALLVTAILGAVNGILVAYVGLQPFIATLVLMLAGRGIAKVITGGQNTAASSDPFRWIANGFVIGIPVVFILAVVIVLVVAWVVRRSALGLMIEAIGINPKASRMAGIKPKGLLLTTYVLSGILAGIAGVMSVGSVMTVDISRTGYQLELDAILAVVIGGASLAGGKFSLSGAFVGALLIATLDKTVLFLGVSSSATPAFKAIVIVAICLLQSERVRSWFQRRKKAQTPSPRVEIVKEAAA
- a CDS encoding sugar ABC transporter ATP-binding protein yields the protein MNEELPIVEMRGITIEFPGVKALDGVDFRLFQGEVHALMGENGAGKSTLIKALTGVYRIDAGSIVVAGQERSFGGTGDAQAAGISTVYQEVNLAPNLTIGENVMLGHEVRGLFGVNWRATHRAATEALARLGLDHLDTRQPLSTLSIAMQQLVAISRAMAIKAKVLILDEPTSSLDAAEVEGLFTVMRTLRDQGVAILFVSHFLDQIYAISDRLTVLRNGQYEGEYLTRDLDRHALISRMIGKDLDTLKSLGGNRRTTPRDADEAAFLSASGISRSGAVHATDLDIRPGEVVGFAGLLGSGRTELARLLYGADRSESGQITVKGRKVDLSSPSAALSHRIAFSTENRRDEGIIGDLTIRENIILAVQAKRGWARPMPRKEQDAIVDKYIAALNVRPADPERMIKNLSGGNQQKVLLGRWLATEPELLILDEPTRGIDVGAKAEIQEAVAELADQGVAVVFVSSELEEVVRLSERIVVLKDHSKIGEIQNGPEVTAQEIVDVIAAHGVEAAATTLEQELDAIEVVHVAPAAASDVQPETLEGETR
- a CDS encoding substrate-binding domain-containing protein; translation: MSAMKRTRTVLGLVAVGTLALGLAACSTGGTDDAAAPGDSGELTTVGFVAVGPEGAWRQANESNIQDTFTEEAGFNLKYAPATNLDQKSQIDAFTSFVDEDVDVILLSATEASGWEDSLKLAQEAEIPVILLDRGIEPDDTSLYVTRIAPDNVEVAKEVGTWAAAEFPDGGNYVVLEGPAGVGVVNERNQGFDEGLGGSTLNKVDAQTANWSAEEGKSVFETMLKANNNDIQFVFAQNDEMGLGAAQAAEEAGLVIGTDVKIATIDGTKNAMQALADGQLSYVHEYNPLFGETALDVVKKALAGDSVESYIIVPSEAFDSAEAAKAVLADRKY